The genomic segment CCACCATATTTCTGATAGAGAAATACAATCACTAATCCTGCAAAAGCTAAAAAAGGAATCAAATAAAGGGAATGCAAAGTGCGGACTTCACTTAAAAATATAAGCGTTCGCCCAAATATCGTATCAATAGTTCCAATTACTAGTCCCATAAGAATGGACAATACCGTAATAGCTATCACTTGATTTCCGATATTGACCCACTTTAACCTATGAATTTTTTTCATTTTATCATTCCTATATTAGATATGCCGCTCTTGATAAGCACGTGAATGTTTTAAAATATCTGAAAAAGTCTGCACAAGGGTATCTTCATACTGTTTTTCCTGCACACTATTTGCAACTTTCTCTAAAATAATTTGCTCACGCTGAGTATCCAATACTGCTTTCCCAGTCTGACGTTTGTAGAGAGCTACTTGGCTCACTAACGCCATTCTTTTTTCTAACAAGGTAATTAAGTCTACATCTATTTGATCAATTTCTTTTCTAATTTCTGCTAAATCCAAAGCTGCCTCCTAATTACTTTCTATCTTATCAAAATCTTTTACAATATGCTAGTGGTCGTCCTATCTCTACCATCTAGCTCAAGCACTTTTTCATATACCTTATCATTCCATTTTACCAGTCCATCGTTTTGATAATCTAAATAATGAATCCTGTTTTTTAAATAATTT from the Streptococcus constellatus subsp. constellatus genome contains:
- a CDS encoding chorismate mutase, with product MDLAEIRKEIDQIDVDLITLLEKRMALVSQVALYKRQTGKAVLDTQREQIILEKVANSVQEKQYEDTLVQTFSDILKHSRAYQERHI